A single window of Streptomyces aquilus DNA harbors:
- a CDS encoding RNA-binding protein, with protein MQLPYVYRVTKYDPADRDEHGHYTGSEDTVSDHGEVEASYLQAVAAFAGDSGVDHLAVREPQVPSLAHFGVEPPVDGFGLDGLFPGGLTGFHDGAEVPLDIGLQLVRAMLREYGAWCRLEAEGAFAVHVGWDQYLYISSSRPCEEALAHTRELGLFPERLDASPYAFEAEEEEQVIQRPGDDDFWADLYWAVVTGQAGILEETYLEGASRWHHLTSDTIDPVRAGLAPRARLAVWPPLSTNIDAVLRALPADGLVEGVWQDDDGNIRSAIAEEDEFPELAARISRAHAAAFLSVYAGESVPLCTAVMPDNDGVLRARWRTEPTPGDRDWALRQPPG; from the coding sequence GTGCAGCTCCCCTACGTCTACCGCGTCACCAAGTACGACCCTGCCGACCGTGACGAACACGGGCATTACACGGGCAGTGAGGACACCGTCAGCGATCACGGCGAGGTCGAGGCGTCTTATCTTCAGGCGGTCGCGGCCTTCGCCGGGGACAGCGGCGTCGATCACCTGGCCGTACGTGAACCACAGGTCCCGTCCTTGGCGCACTTCGGTGTGGAGCCTCCGGTGGACGGCTTTGGGTTGGACGGGCTCTTCCCTGGCGGCCTTACCGGTTTTCACGACGGGGCAGAAGTACCGCTCGATATCGGGCTGCAGCTGGTGCGAGCCATGTTGCGCGAATACGGAGCCTGGTGTCGGCTGGAGGCGGAAGGCGCGTTCGCGGTCCATGTGGGATGGGACCAGTACCTCTACATCAGCAGCAGTCGGCCTTGCGAGGAAGCGTTGGCCCACACCCGGGAGCTCGGACTCTTCCCAGAACGCCTGGACGCCTCCCCGTACGCCTTCGAGGCCGAGGAGGAAGAGCAGGTCATCCAGCGTCCCGGCGATGACGACTTCTGGGCCGACCTGTACTGGGCAGTCGTCACCGGCCAAGCAGGAATTCTGGAAGAGACGTATCTCGAAGGTGCCTCACGATGGCACCACCTCACCAGCGACACCATCGACCCCGTTCGCGCTGGACTGGCTCCCCGGGCCCGTCTCGCCGTCTGGCCGCCCCTGTCCACCAACATCGACGCCGTCCTGAGAGCCCTGCCCGCTGATGGCCTCGTCGAAGGCGTGTGGCAGGACGACGACGGCAACATCCGCAGCGCCATCGCCGAAGAGGACGAGTTCCCCGAACTGGCCGCCCGGATATCCCGTGCTCATGCCGCCGCGTTCCTGTCTGTATATGCGGGTGAATCTGTGCCTCTGTGCACTGCTGTCATGCCCGACAACGACGGAGTCCTACGGGCTCGTTGGCGAACCGAGCCGACGCCGGGCGACCGCGACTGGGCACTTCGTCAGCCTCCAGGGTGA
- a CDS encoding IS5 family transposase codes for MAERQPYPSDLSDEAWELIRPVITAWKGQHRSVSGHQGRYEMREIVNAILYQARVGCQWRYLPHDFPPYTAVYYYFGLWRDDGTDQTIHDLLRWQVRESKGRREDPSAVVMDSQTVHASVNAPKETTGLDPGKKSRGRKRGIATDVLGLLIAVIVVAASVHDNAVGITLLDKVAADNPGVVKSWVDAGFKNAVIEHGRSLGIDVEVVSRDPQAKGFAPSPKRWIVEQTFGTLMLHRRLARDYETLPASSASWIRWSMTDVMTHRLTATTTPTWRDRRRPASPGPA; via the coding sequence GTGGCTGAGCGGCAGCCGTACCCGAGTGATCTGTCGGATGAGGCATGGGAGTTGATCCGGCCGGTCATCACGGCCTGGAAGGGACAGCACCGCTCGGTCAGCGGTCATCAGGGCCGATACGAGATGCGGGAGATCGTGAACGCGATCCTGTATCAGGCCCGGGTCGGCTGCCAGTGGCGTTACCTGCCGCACGACTTCCCGCCGTACACCGCGGTGTACTACTACTTCGGGCTGTGGCGCGATGACGGCACCGACCAGACCATCCACGATCTGCTGCGCTGGCAGGTCCGCGAGTCGAAGGGCCGGCGCGAGGACCCGTCCGCGGTCGTCATGGACTCCCAGACCGTGCACGCCTCGGTCAACGCCCCCAAGGAGACGACCGGGCTGGACCCGGGCAAGAAGAGCCGGGGCCGCAAGCGGGGCATCGCCACCGATGTACTCGGTCTGCTCATCGCCGTGATCGTGGTCGCCGCGAGCGTGCACGACAACGCCGTCGGAATCACGCTGCTGGACAAGGTGGCCGCCGACAACCCCGGCGTGGTGAAGAGCTGGGTCGATGCCGGGTTCAAGAACGCCGTCATCGAGCACGGCAGGTCGCTGGGCATCGACGTCGAGGTGGTATCGCGTGACCCGCAGGCGAAGGGGTTCGCCCCGTCACCGAAGCGGTGGATCGTCGAGCAGACCTTCGGCACACTCATGCTGCACCGCCGCCTGGCCCGCGACTACGAGACCCTGCCCGCCAGTTCCGCGTCCTGGATCCGCTGGTCGATGACCGACGTCATGACCCACCGGCTCACCGCCACGACCACTCCCACCTGGCGGGACCGCCGCCGACCCGCTTCCCCCGGACCGGCATGA
- a CDS encoding DUF6207 family protein, giving the protein MPYINQAHTALPGLAVVEIAAADDTTAFAIQELLAARCAPPGCLPGQWKHGDAVAVGRDTDSTGHRDRVAAHPRRGQVRYEIRRNPTHAAGSQLPCGFPGVDPVAATLTR; this is encoded by the coding sequence ATGCCGTACATCAACCAGGCACATACGGCGCTACCGGGCCTGGCCGTGGTGGAGATCGCGGCCGCCGATGACACGACCGCCTTCGCCATCCAAGAGCTGCTCGCCGCGCGGTGCGCCCCACCGGGGTGCTTGCCAGGTCAGTGGAAGCACGGCGACGCCGTCGCCGTAGGGCGGGACACCGATTCCACGGGTCACCGCGACCGCGTAGCTGCCCACCCACGCCGAGGACAGGTGCGTTACGAAATTCGAAGGAACCCCACCCATGCAGCCGGATCACAACTGCCCTGCGGTTTTCCGGGGGTTGACCCTGTTGCGGCGACTCTGACAAGATGA
- the cdgB gene encoding diguanylate cyclase CdgB — MDKIHSLRAAVQGLHLAHNLADTLKVVAHGVVAGLGYELASVNLVRPDGDLVVASFAGNPAAEAQITGRVGSRDSWERRLSMGENWGDLVFIPHTEGWVLDDDDVPQWYTDGPVPRFEDEWHPSDRLFAPMYTRSAPGAAHRELLGVISVDQPLTRRRPRPDERRDLEEYAFQAAIAISNARLRSNMQRALVRLEREQQALRASEESFRQAFEYGPNGMAIAEMDGGRHGSILRTNDALCRMLGRPASAMRRYSFSDFVHPEDMAILLRTSAEGGRAELRLGRRDGTYLWVSLRNSVVADAADGPRFLLIHVEEIEDRKRRELRLAHRASHDSLTGLPNSAELHARIDARLCAYRGHGSDTAAERVDDPHLRHADQAASPHIHVLAPVGDDNTHGLAVVFLALRDFKAINTRFGHDAGDRVLVEVARRLSKAVRDGDTVARYGGDEFVVLADGFGPADAHSAAVWMQSQIHLPIPLGNQTVQMRAGVGIAWAQCGTAPSDILRAARGFAS; from the coding sequence ATCGACAAGATTCACAGTCTGCGGGCCGCGGTCCAGGGTCTCCATCTCGCCCACAATCTCGCGGACACCCTGAAGGTCGTCGCCCACGGAGTTGTGGCCGGTCTCGGGTACGAGCTGGCATCCGTCAACCTCGTCCGCCCGGACGGCGATCTCGTGGTCGCCTCTTTCGCGGGCAACCCCGCCGCCGAGGCACAGATCACTGGCCGGGTCGGCTCCCGTGACTCCTGGGAGCGCCGGCTGAGCATGGGTGAGAACTGGGGAGACCTGGTCTTCATCCCGCACACCGAGGGCTGGGTCCTCGACGACGACGACGTACCGCAGTGGTACACCGACGGCCCCGTACCCCGCTTCGAGGACGAGTGGCACCCCTCCGACCGCCTCTTCGCGCCGATGTACACCCGGAGCGCTCCCGGCGCCGCCCACCGTGAGCTGCTCGGTGTGATTTCCGTGGACCAACCCCTCACCCGCCGTCGTCCCCGGCCGGACGAGCGCCGGGATTTGGAGGAGTACGCCTTCCAGGCCGCCATCGCGATCAGCAACGCGCGGCTACGCTCGAATATGCAGCGGGCACTGGTCAGGCTCGAAAGGGAGCAGCAGGCGCTGCGGGCCAGCGAGGAATCCTTCCGGCAGGCCTTCGAGTACGGGCCCAACGGTATGGCCATCGCCGAGATGGACGGCGGCCGCCACGGCAGCATCCTCCGGACGAACGACGCACTGTGCCGCATGCTCGGCCGCCCCGCCTCTGCCATGCGCCGCTATTCGTTCTCTGATTTCGTCCACCCCGAGGACATGGCCATCCTGCTCCGCACCAGCGCCGAGGGCGGGCGCGCGGAACTACGCCTCGGGCGCCGCGACGGGACGTATCTGTGGGTCTCGCTGCGCAACAGCGTGGTCGCGGACGCCGCCGATGGCCCCCGCTTCTTGCTCATTCACGTCGAGGAGATAGAGGACCGCAAGCGCCGCGAGCTCCGGCTCGCCCACCGCGCCTCCCACGACTCCCTCACCGGCCTGCCGAACTCCGCCGAGTTGCACGCCCGTATTGACGCCAGGCTCTGCGCATACCGGGGCCACGGGTCCGACACTGCTGCGGAGCGGGTCGACGACCCCCACCTCCGCCACGCCGACCAGGCCGCGTCCCCCCACATCCACGTATTGGCCCCTGTGGGCGACGACAACACCCATGGCCTGGCCGTGGTGTTCCTCGCCCTCCGCGACTTCAAGGCGATCAACACCCGCTTCGGGCACGACGCGGGGGACAGAGTCCTCGTCGAGGTCGCCCGGCGGCTCAGTAAGGCCGTACGCGACGGCGACACGGTCGCCCGGTATGGCGGTGACGAGTTCGTCGTCCTCGCCGACGGCTTCGGTCCCGCCGATGCGCACAGCGCCGCGGTGTGGATGCAGTCCCAGATCCACCTGCCGATCCCCCTGGGCAACCAGACCGTGCAGATGCGCGCAGGTGTCGGTATCGCATGGGCCCAGTGCGGGACCGCTCCAAGTGACATCCTGCGGGCGGCCCGCGGGTTCGCGTCGTGA
- a CDS encoding ATP-dependent DNA ligase produces the protein MLLVVPEVIAEVAVDVARDSAGRWRHPTRLTRIRTDMEPGEVPRFGTAL, from the coding sequence GTGCTCCTGGTCGTGCCCGAGGTCATCGCCGAAGTCGCCGTGGACGTTGCCCGGGACAGCGCCGGGCGCTGGCGCCACCCGACACGGCTCACACGTATCCGCACCGACATGGAGCCCGGCGAGGTGCCGCGGTTCGGGACGGCCCTCTAG
- a CDS encoding Ku protein yields MPRTIWSGAISFGLVTVPVHVQSATEDHSIRFHQYHLEDMGRVRVKKVCELEDREVSQSEIGKGYEYAQDQEVVPITDEELRELPLPTAKAIEIEAFVPLDSIDPIRIAEGYYLAPDGQVAAKPYRLLVQALGRSSKVAVAKYAWSGRERLGLLRVRDDVIVLHAMRWPDEVRSPAELLPPPTEVSDDEIEGALALMESMSRDDLEGPEFADAYTDAMAKIIEAKREEKPLPEAPESGKPGKVLDLMAALTESVQKAKASRGEAGDADVHDLTQAKKTTRKKTAAKKTAATKSTAKKTAAKTAKKTTARKTAKKSAGRKPRSA; encoded by the coding sequence ATGCCCCGAACCATCTGGTCAGGTGCCATCAGCTTCGGTCTGGTGACCGTTCCTGTGCATGTTCAGTCCGCGACGGAAGATCACAGCATCCGCTTCCACCAGTACCACCTGGAGGACATGGGCCGGGTACGGGTGAAGAAGGTGTGCGAGCTGGAGGACCGTGAGGTCAGCCAGTCTGAGATCGGCAAGGGCTACGAGTACGCACAAGACCAAGAAGTCGTCCCGATCACCGATGAGGAGCTGCGTGAGCTTCCGCTGCCGACCGCGAAGGCCATCGAGATCGAGGCGTTCGTGCCGCTCGACAGCATCGACCCGATCCGCATCGCGGAGGGCTACTACCTGGCGCCGGACGGGCAGGTCGCGGCGAAGCCGTACCGGCTGCTGGTGCAGGCGCTCGGCCGGTCGTCGAAGGTGGCCGTCGCGAAGTACGCCTGGTCGGGCCGCGAGCGGCTGGGCCTGCTGCGGGTCCGGGACGATGTGATCGTGCTGCATGCGATGCGCTGGCCGGATGAGGTCCGCAGCCCGGCTGAGCTGCTGCCGCCGCCCACGGAGGTGTCCGACGACGAGATCGAGGGTGCGCTGGCGCTGATGGAGTCGATGAGCCGCGACGACCTCGAAGGCCCAGAGTTTGCGGACGCCTACACCGACGCCATGGCGAAGATCATCGAAGCGAAGCGCGAGGAGAAACCCCTTCCCGAGGCCCCGGAGTCGGGGAAGCCGGGCAAGGTACTGGACCTGATGGCTGCCCTGACGGAGTCCGTGCAGAAGGCCAAGGCCTCCCGCGGCGAGGCGGGCGACGCCGACGTCCACGATCTGACCCAGGCCAAGAAGACCACCAGGAAGAAGACCGCCGCGAAGAAGACGGCAGCCACGAAGAGCACGGCGAAGAAGACGGCAGCGAAGACCGCGAAGAAGACGACCGCCCGTAAGACTGCGAAGAAGAGCGCCGGCCGCAAGCCGCGCAGCGCCTGA
- a CDS encoding DUF6207 family protein, translating into MRQIKKQHLKEPGLAMVEIAAADTATALAVQATLAGRWATSVTNPYREPGEPGVRLTCYLDIRQDNDT; encoded by the coding sequence ATGAGGCAGATCAAGAAGCAGCACCTGAAAGAGCCCGGGCTCGCCATGGTGGAAATCGCGGCCGCGGACACGGCGACCGCACTCGCCGTCCAGGCCACGCTCGCCGGACGGTGGGCGACGTCAGTGACCAACCCCTACCGGGAACCCGGCGAACCCGGCGTGCGGCTGACCTGTTACCTCGACATCCGCCAGGACAACGACACCTAG